Proteins found in one Bacilli bacterium PM5-9 genomic segment:
- a CDS encoding 23S rRNA (guanosine2251-2'-O)-methyltransferase (product_source=KO:K03218; cath_funfam=3.30.1330.30,3.40.1280.10; cog=COG0566; ko=KO:K03218; pfam=PF00588,PF08032; smart=SM00967; superfamily=75217; tigrfam=TIGR00186) yields MYCYGKNTIKGLIESKTQFEEVYISNKFKDANMLNFLDKNRIRYKKISENELNKLSDNANHQGIMAKMFEYNYYNFDQMVLDNKDNENSLIIILDGLEDPQNFGSIIRSAEALNVSGIVIPKNRSVKVNPTVAKVSTGAINEVKIAQVTNLRQVISKLKEENYWVVGAHMDTDTLYDEMDYKMKIALVIGSEGKGISMQLKKECDYLVKLPMYGKVSSLNAAVSAAIIMYEINSNRHK; encoded by the coding sequence ATGTATTGTTATGGTAAGAATACGATTAAAGGGTTAATTGAATCAAAAACACAATTTGAAGAGGTTTATATTTCCAATAAGTTTAAAGATGCTAATATGCTTAATTTTCTTGATAAAAATAGAATTAGGTATAAAAAAATAAGCGAAAATGAATTAAATAAGTTGAGTGATAATGCTAATCATCAGGGAATAATGGCTAAGATGTTTGAATATAATTATTATAATTTTGATCAAATGGTTTTAGATAATAAAGATAATGAAAATAGCTTAATTATTATTTTGGATGGCTTAGAAGATCCACAAAATTTTGGTTCAATAATAAGAAGTGCTGAAGCATTAAATGTTTCGGGTATTGTAATACCTAAAAATAGAAGTGTTAAAGTAAATCCAACAGTTGCTAAGGTTAGTACAGGTGCTATTAATGAAGTAAAAATTGCTCAAGTTACTAATTTAAGACAAGTGATTAGTAAGTTGAAGGAAGAGAATTATTGGGTTGTTGGGGCTCATATGGATACAGATACTCTTTATGATGAAATGGACTATAAAATGAAAATAGCTTTAGTTATTGGTTCAGAGGGTAAAGGAATATCAATGCAATTAAAAAAAGAATGTGATTATTTAGTTAAATTACCGATGTATGGTAAAGTATCAAGTTTGAATGCTGCAGTAAGTGCCGCAATTATTATGTATGAAATAAATAGTAATAGACATAAATAA
- a CDS encoding RNA polymerase sporulation-specific sigma factor (product_source=KO:K03091; cath_funfam=1.10.10.10,1.10.1740.10; cog=COG1595; ko=KO:K03091; superfamily=88659,88946; tigrfam=TIGR02937) yields the protein MQLNDYELLYYCYQENEFSFELLANKYERYIYYIINLYKKKYFFFSSEDIDLHNEALILLYECVYSYRDDLNVKFSSYFLACLKKKYLFLIRNLTNNKNKTHALAMSLDSCPSNNDLDLYSVISNNDLSIAEQVYNDYLVGDAIKIMKNTLSELENKIIFYYLHGYSYNDISMMLGVENKKIDNTIQKYKKLVRKAV from the coding sequence ATGCAGTTAAATGATTATGAATTATTATACTATTGTTATCAAGAAAACGAATTTAGTTTTGAGTTATTAGCAAATAAATATGAAAGGTATATATATTACATAATCAATTTATATAAGAAAAAATATTTCTTTTTTTCAAGTGAAGATATTGACTTGCATAATGAAGCATTAATTTTATTGTATGAATGTGTTTATTCATATCGTGATGATCTTAATGTTAAATTTTCAAGTTATTTCTTAGCTTGTTTAAAGAAGAAATATCTTTTTTTAATTAGAAATCTAACAAATAATAAAAATAAAACTCATGCACTTGCTATGTCGCTAGATAGTTGTCCAAGCAATAATGATTTAGATTTATATAGTGTTATTAGCAATAATGATTTATCGATTGCTGAACAAGTTTATAATGATTATTTAGTTGGTGATGCAATTAAAATAATGAAGAATACTTTAAGTGAATTAGAAAATAAAATAATTTTTTATTATTTACATGGATATTCATATAATGACATTTCAATGATGCTAGGAGTTGAAAATAAGAAAATAGACAACACTATTCAAAAGTATAAAAAATTAGTAAGGAAAGCTGTATAG
- a CDS encoding putative acetyltransferase (product_source=KO:K03826; cath_funfam=3.40.630.30; cog=COG0456; ko=KO:K03826; pfam=PF13508; superfamily=55729), with protein MIREFKSEDIDEIMNIWLASNIDAHKFIDEKYWISKYNDVKESILNAEIYVCDKNGIRGFVGIVDFYIAGLFVKKEFRKQGIGKELLEFIKEKRSFLKLDVYELNENALRFYLDNDFVVMKKCFNEETDFQELSLLWEDSKDN; from the coding sequence ATGATTAGAGAATTTAAAAGTGAAGATATAGATGAAATAATGAATATATGGTTAGCTTCTAATATTGATGCTCACAAGTTTATTGATGAAAAATATTGGATAAGCAAATATAATGATGTTAAAGAAAGTATTTTAAATGCTGAAATTTATGTTTGTGATAAAAATGGTATTAGAGGGTTTGTTGGTATTGTTGACTTTTATATAGCTGGATTATTTGTTAAAAAAGAATTTAGAAAACAAGGTATTGGAAAAGAATTACTTGAATTTATAAAGGAAAAAAGAAGTTTTCTAAAATTAGATGTATATGAATTAAATGAAAATGCTTTAAGATTTTATTTAGATAATGATTTTGTTGTAATGAAAAAGTGTTTCAATGAAGAAACTGATTTTCAAGAACTTAGTTTATTGTGGGAAGATAGTAAAGATAATTAA
- a CDS encoding large subunit ribosomal protein L33 (product_source=KO:K02913; cath_funfam=3.30.40.10; cog=COG0267; ko=KO:K02913; pfam=PF00471; smart=SM00184; superfamily=57829; tigrfam=TIGR01023) yields the protein MREKVILVCEKCLSRNYSTYKNKATYTKRLEIKKHCPKCNEHTIHKESK from the coding sequence ATGAGAGAAAAAGTAATTTTAGTATGTGAAAAATGCCTTTCAAGAAATTATTCAACATATAAAAATAAGGCAACATATACAAAAAGATTAGAAATTAAAAAGCATTGTCCAAAGTGCAATGAACATACAATTCATAAAGAAAGTAAGTAG
- a CDS encoding preprotein translocase SecE subunit (product_source=TIGR00964; cath_funfam=1.20.5.1030; cog=COG0690; pfam=PF00584; tigrfam=TIGR00964; transmembrane_helix_parts=Inside_1_32,TMhelix_33_55,Outside_56_60): MSKISKYFKSVYAEAKRVEWPSGSKLKSMTLTVLGVSAVFGVIFFIMDIVINGIMGAMGI, encoded by the coding sequence ATGTCTAAAATTAGTAAGTATTTTAAAAGCGTTTATGCAGAAGCAAAACGTGTTGAATGGCCAAGTGGTTCAAAATTAAAAAGCATGACATTAACAGTTTTAGGAGTATCAGCAGTTTTTGGTGTTATCTTCTTTATAATGGACATAGTTATTAACGGTATAATGGGAGCGATGGGAATATAA
- a CDS encoding transcriptional antiterminator NusG (product_source=KO:K02601; cath_funfam=2.30.30.30,3.30.70.940; cog=COG0250; ko=KO:K02601; pfam=PF00467,PF02357; smart=SM00738,SM00739; superfamily=50104,82679; tigrfam=TIGR00922) has translation MENQTSDKKWYVVTTYSGYENKVKEYLERRIETMGLQELIERVIVPEVEEKTPEGKIKMKKIFPGYVLIQMEITDEAWYIVRNTPNVTGFVGSSGGGAKPIPLMDDEINGILYQMGLNQISVDYAVGDLVKVLNGPFAENEGIVQDIDTTKETVEVLINLFGRETPTELAINQVKKV, from the coding sequence ATGGAAAATCAAACTTCAGATAAAAAATGGTATGTTGTAACAACATATTCTGGTTATGAAAATAAAGTTAAAGAATATTTAGAAAGACGTATTGAAACAATGGGTCTTCAAGAATTAATTGAAAGAGTTATTGTTCCAGAAGTAGAGGAAAAAACTCCAGAAGGAAAAATAAAAATGAAAAAGATTTTCCCTGGATACGTCTTAATTCAAATGGAAATAACTGATGAAGCATGGTATATTGTCAGAAATACACCTAATGTTACTGGTTTTGTTGGTTCTAGTGGTGGTGGTGCTAAGCCAATTCCGCTAATGGATGATGAAATCAATGGAATTTTATATCAAATGGGATTAAACCAAATTAGCGTTGATTATGCAGTTGGTGATCTAGTAAAAGTATTAAATGGTCCATTTGCTGAAAACGAAGGTATTGTGCAAGATATTGATACTACAAAAGAAACGGTTGAAGTTTTAATTAATTTATTTGGTCGTGAAACACCAACTGAATTAGCAATCAATCAAGTAAAAAAAGTTTAG
- a CDS encoding hypothetical protein (product_source=Hypo-rule applied; cath_funfam=3.30.200.20; superfamily=47095; transmembrane_helix_parts=Inside_1_85,TMhelix_86_108,Outside_109_271), which yields MFRRDEDFDEVENYKRQRQMNEELVKANDDRFSNRNDYKKNKSTNDNELMDENKDFVEKEKDVKTTTEKRFENKAPNNSKKSNSNLGSVIVYIIIAIFCVGGFISGLIDDEYYEYSEDNTESTSLASGYLVENKKISSTEFVKLYKKAKKNRIKYDKATKNYLSGNYDKPHVVNTIYISNEYDSFMDKDYYCIASNKEDEDKEIYRCASVNIYEEMTQPADFVKAVENQEFDLTDYTIYSSESKDIYYINGFYYSKELCDLIVKWEKNKKF from the coding sequence ATGTTTAGAAGAGATGAAGATTTTGATGAAGTAGAAAATTACAAAAGACAAAGACAGATGAATGAAGAGCTTGTAAAAGCAAATGATGATCGTTTTAGTAATAGAAATGATTATAAAAAAAATAAATCAACAAATGATAATGAGCTAATGGATGAAAATAAAGATTTTGTTGAAAAAGAAAAAGATGTAAAAACAACAACAGAAAAAAGATTTGAAAATAAGGCACCAAATAATAGTAAAAAAAGCAATTCAAATCTAGGTAGTGTTATTGTGTATATAATTATTGCGATATTTTGTGTTGGGGGATTTATTTCTGGATTAATAGATGATGAATACTATGAGTATAGTGAAGATAATACTGAATCTACTTCTCTTGCTTCAGGATATCTTGTTGAAAATAAAAAAATTAGTTCAACTGAGTTTGTTAAATTGTATAAAAAAGCCAAAAAAAATCGAATTAAATATGATAAGGCAACTAAAAATTACCTATCTGGTAATTATGATAAGCCACATGTTGTTAATACAATTTATATAAGCAATGAATACGATAGTTTTATGGATAAAGATTATTATTGTATAGCAAGTAATAAAGAAGATGAAGATAAAGAAATTTATAGATGTGCTAGTGTAAATATTTATGAAGAAATGACACAACCAGCCGATTTTGTAAAAGCAGTTGAAAATCAAGAATTTGATTTAACTGATTACACTATTTATTCATCAGAAAGTAAAGATATCTATTATATAAATGGGTTTTATTATTCAAAAGAATTATGTGATTTAATTGTTAAATGGGAGAAAAATAAAAAATTCTAG
- a CDS encoding large subunit ribosomal protein L11 (product_source=KO:K02867; cath_funfam=1.10.10.250,3.30.1550.10; cog=COG0080; ko=KO:K02867; pfam=PF00298,PF03946; smart=SM00649; superfamily=46906,54747; tigrfam=TIGR01632) produces MKKKVQLIKKIQFPAMQAKPGPALASAGINMPEFCNAFNDKTKSRAGEIVPCIITIYEDKSFDFVLKTQPAANMILAAAGVKKGSGSPKAEKVGTITYEQAKEIGQHKMDDLNANDVDAAARIIAGTARNMGIEVEGL; encoded by the coding sequence ATGAAAAAGAAAGTACAATTAATTAAGAAAATTCAATTTCCAGCAATGCAAGCAAAACCTGGACCAGCACTTGCTTCAGCAGGTATTAATATGCCAGAATTTTGTAATGCGTTCAACGATAAAACAAAAAGTCGTGCTGGTGAAATCGTTCCTTGTATTATTACAATCTATGAAGATAAGTCATTTGACTTTGTCTTAAAAACTCAACCAGCTGCTAATATGATTTTAGCTGCAGCGGGAGTTAAAAAAGGTTCGGGTAGTCCAAAAGCTGAAAAAGTTGGAACAATTACTTATGAACAAGCAAAAGAAATCGGACAACATAAAATGGATGATTTAAATGCAAACGATGTTGATGCGGCTGCAAGAATTATTGCTGGTACTGCAAGAAACATGGGTATTGAAGTTGAAGGATTATAA
- a CDS encoding large subunit ribosomal protein L1 (product_source=KO:K02863; cath_funfam=3.30.190.20; cog=COG0081; ko=KO:K02863; pfam=PF00687; superfamily=56808; tigrfam=TIGR01169) — translation MAKKSKRYNEALAQVEKGKLYDIAEAVELLKNVSKTKFDETVEVAFRLGVDPRHADQQIRAAMVLPHGTGKTQKVLVVTQGEKIKEAEEAGADFVGGKELLEKIQKENWFEFDVIVATPDMMAELGKLGKVLGPKGLMPNPKTGTVTMDLKKAIGEIKAGKVEYRVDKEGNVHVGIAKISFDAEKIVENFKAIFEAILKAKPSAAKGTYMKNVSITSTMGPGIKINTETVL, via the coding sequence ATGGCAAAAAAATCTAAAAGATATAATGAAGCTTTAGCGCAAGTAGAAAAAGGAAAACTTTATGATATTGCTGAAGCCGTAGAATTATTAAAAAATGTTAGTAAAACAAAATTTGATGAAACAGTTGAAGTTGCCTTTAGATTAGGTGTTGATCCAAGACATGCTGATCAACAAATTAGAGCAGCAATGGTTTTACCTCATGGTACTGGGAAAACTCAAAAAGTTTTAGTAGTAACTCAAGGTGAAAAAATTAAAGAAGCAGAAGAAGCTGGTGCTGATTTTGTAGGAGGAAAAGAATTACTAGAAAAAATTCAAAAAGAAAACTGGTTTGAATTTGATGTAATTGTTGCTACTCCAGATATGATGGCTGAACTTGGAAAATTAGGTAAAGTATTAGGACCAAAAGGTTTAATGCCTAACCCTAAAACTGGAACAGTTACAATGGATCTTAAAAAAGCAATTGGTGAAATTAAAGCTGGTAAAGTAGAGTATCGTGTTGATAAAGAAGGTAATGTTCATGTGGGTATTGCTAAAATATCATTCGATGCTGAAAAAATTGTTGAAAACTTCAAGGCTATCTTTGAAGCAATCTTAAAAGCAAAACCATCAGCTGCTAAAGGTACATATATGAAAAATGTATCTATTACATCTACTATGGGTCCTGGAATTAAAATTAACACAGAAACAGTATTATAA
- a CDS encoding large subunit ribosomal protein L10 (product_source=KO:K02864; cog=COG0244; ko=KO:K02864; pfam=PF00466; superfamily=160369), which translates to MNENVLEGKKAVIEEISTKINDAESVVVFEYQGLSVSEFETLRTQLREENVDIKVYKNRLAKLAIEKTGHEAMGSELVGPNAIAFSNDDAVAGARIISKFAKDHDSIKIKTGIVEGNVVEVDVINELASLPSRDGLLSMLLSCLQAPARDTAMIVDAVAKKVEETGVETAKEIIEK; encoded by the coding sequence ATGAACGAAAATGTTTTAGAAGGAAAAAAAGCGGTTATTGAAGAGATTTCAACTAAAATTAATGATGCTGAATCAGTAGTGGTATTTGAATACCAAGGATTATCAGTTTCTGAGTTTGAAACATTAAGAACTCAATTAAGAGAAGAAAACGTTGATATTAAAGTATATAAAAACCGTTTAGCAAAATTGGCGATTGAAAAAACTGGTCATGAAGCAATGGGTTCTGAATTAGTTGGTCCAAATGCGATTGCATTTAGTAATGATGATGCAGTAGCAGGAGCAAGAATTATTTCAAAATTCGCAAAAGATCATGATTCAATTAAAATTAAGACTGGTATTGTTGAAGGAAATGTTGTTGAAGTTGATGTTATCAATGAACTTGCATCATTACCATCAAGAGATGGATTACTTTCAATGTTACTAAGCTGTTTACAAGCACCTGCAAGAGATACGGCAATGATCGTAGATGCAGTAGCAAAAAAAGTTGAAGAAACTGGAGTAGAAACAGCAAAAGAAATTATCGAAAAATAA
- a CDS encoding large subunit ribosomal protein L7/L12 (product_source=KO:K02935; cath_funfam=1.20.5.710,3.30.1390.10; cog=COG0222; ko=KO:K02935; pfam=PF00542,PF16320; superfamily=54736; tigrfam=TIGR00855): MAKLSTTEIIDSLKEMTMLELNELVKAIEEEFGVTAAAPEAVAAAGSAEADAAPSEVTVTLTAAGGSKVGVIKIVREITGLGLVEAKGLVDNAPSPIKENIPAEEAEGIKAKLEEAGASVEVA, translated from the coding sequence ATGGCTAAATTAAGCACAACTGAAATCATTGATTCATTAAAAGAAATGACAATGTTAGAATTAAATGAATTAGTAAAAGCAATCGAAGAGGAGTTTGGGGTAACTGCTGCTGCACCTGAAGCTGTAGCTGCTGCTGGATCAGCTGAAGCTGATGCTGCTCCATCTGAAGTAACTGTAACATTAACTGCTGCTGGTGGTTCAAAAGTTGGAGTTATTAAAATCGTTAGAGAAATTACAGGTTTAGGATTAGTTGAAGCTAAAGGATTAGTTGACAATGCACCAAGCCCAATTAAAGAAAATATTCCAGCTGAAGAAGCTGAAGGAATTAAAGCTAAATTAGAAGAAGCTGGAGCTTCTGTAGAAGTAGCGTAA